ACGGGCGCGGTCCGTCTCGAAGACGGTAGCATCGTCGTCGCGGACGAACAGAGCGGCAACATCCGCAGATACGACGCGGACGGACGGCACATCTGGACCAGTGGGCGGTCGGGCGAGGGGCCGGGGGAGTACGAGGGTCTCCGGCTCCTCAGGAACTGCCCGGGGGCGCCGCTCACAGTCTTCGACTGGAGCCTGGACCGCATCACGGAGTTGGATCTCGATGGCAACGTACGCGCCACGCGTTCGCTCCTTGCCGCCGGCGTCCGCCCCTACAACGGCCCCTTCTGCGCACCCGACGGTCGTCTCGTGTACACGCCGTGGCCCGACGATATGGGTGAAAGTTACGAGGAAGGTCTGGCCGAGGGGGACGTCTACCGGTGGCAAACGACCCTCGCGTCCGTCGAGGGCGAGAGCGTGGTCACTCTCCGCCCGGGGATCCCGGGCGCCGAACGGTTCTTCATCGAGGCGGGGGCCAGCGGTCCGCGCTGGTGGGGGCGTGACATGGAGTTCGCGCCTACCGGCACCGGGGTGTGGTACGGGACGGCGGATGACTATGAACTCGAGCAGGTGGACTGGACGGGCCGAGTGACGCGGGTCGCCCGCTGGGCCGGCCCCGACCTTACGGTGACGAGCGAGCGCGTCGACAGGTATCGCGAGGGTTGGCTGGCGCGGTACGACGATCCCGGAGCCCGGCGGAACTTCGAGCGAGACGTCTGGCCGGACATCCGGGATCAGCTTCCGGAGCGTTTCCCCGCATACGAGGCCCTTATCGCACTCCCGGACGGCGCCTTCTGGGTCAAGACCCACGGGTGGCTGGCGCCGGGGGAGGAACTGCACCTCCTGGACGCGAGCGGGGCATGGCTGCGGCGGCTTACGCTGCCGAGCGGAAGCGTCCTCGACGCGGGCCGCGACTGGGTGCTCCTGCGCCAGCGCGACGAACTCGGCGTCCCGACCGTCGCCCTCTACGACCTGGTCGAGACCGGCGGGTGACGGCGACGTAGACGACCGCAAACGGCGCGCCGAGTAAACGGTCTGCCTTCTTTTTCCGTCTCACTTCTCGAAACCACGCAAGGGGGAAGGGACCGGGAGCGCCATGCTCTCCGACCAAGAGATCCTGGAGCTGGTCGAAGGGGCCAGGCGGGGAGAGCGAGGGGCGCGCGAGAGGCTGGCGGGCGCCCTCCGTCCCCTGGTATGCCGGTGGGCCCTGGTCATGACCGGCGATCCGGATGACGCGGAGGATGTCGCGCAGGTCGTCCTGATGAGGACGCTGGACTCGCTCGCGAGCTTCGACGGTCGCGCCAGAGTGACGAGCTGGGTCTACCGGATCACGCGGAACGCCAGCCTGGATCACCAGCGCGCGAGGCGGCAGGAGCGACGGCTGGCCGAGAAGGCGGAGTGGCTGGCCGAGTCGCGGGCTCCCGAGTTGGAGGATCCGCTGGATGAGATCGAGATGAAGCGGACGCTGCGCCTGATTCGAACGCTTGTGACGGAACTGCCCATGATGCAGCGGGAAGTCTTCGACCTGGTGGACCTGCAGGGGCTGAGACCCGGAGAGGCGGCGCGGCTGCTGGAGATGAACCCGAACACGCTTCGGGTCCATCTGCTGCGCGCGCGGCGCCGGATGCGGAAGGAGATGTTGGCGCGACCCGTGGAGAGGGGAACCGAGGGGAAACGATGACGGAACGGGACGCCCGGGGGCGCCGGGACGCGGGGCGAGTCGCTCGCGACGAACGGAACATGCACGCCGTCCTGTCGGCGATGGCCAGGCAGGTGAGCGACCGCCTGCCCGCCACGTCCCCGGAGCACGCCGCGCCTGTGGAAACCGCGGCGCCCGTGGGTCGGCGGCCCGCGTGGCGCAGGTGGACCGTGGGACCGCTCGCGGCGGCTGCCGTCGTGGCGGCCCTGCTCCTGTTGCCCAACAACGCTATCGAAGAAGAAGGCAGCCCCCTCACGTCCCCCACGCGGAGCATGGTCAGCGACATGGACGTGGAGGCCGACCGGCCGTTCGTCGTCTTCCCCACGAACGACCCCGACATCGCCGTCGTATGGCTGCTCAACTCGGAGGAGAGTGACTGATGATCGGCAAGCGGATGGCAAACATGGACGCAAGAGTGAAGGGGAAGGCGGGCGGCAACGCGTGGCTGCGTCTCCGGCGCGCGCTGATCCTGACGCTGGCCCTCGGTCTC
The window above is part of the Candidatus Palauibacter scopulicola genome. Proteins encoded here:
- a CDS encoding RNA polymerase sigma factor; the encoded protein is MLSDQEILELVEGARRGERGARERLAGALRPLVCRWALVMTGDPDDAEDVAQVVLMRTLDSLASFDGRARVTSWVYRITRNASLDHQRARRQERRLAEKAEWLAESRAPELEDPLDEIEMKRTLRLIRTLVTELPMMQREVFDLVDLQGLRPGEAARLLEMNPNTLRVHLLRARRRMRKEMLARPVERGTEGKR